CGTGCCGCTGATGGCGCTGACAATTCCGCCGGTCCAGGCAGCAGCAATCCTGTTGCCGATCCTCATTGTCATGGACATGGTCAGCCTATGGAGCTGGCGCAGTCACAAGGACAACAAGACGCTTTTCATCATGTTGCCCGGTGCGTTGGCCGGCATCGCCATCGGCTGGGCCACGGCCGCCTGGGTCACCGATCCGATGATCCGGCTGATCGTCGGGGTCGTGGCGCTGCTATTCGTCGCCCGCTTTGTCAGCACAAGCATGATCGCCCGGCGCAGCAATAGCCCACCTCCCGTGCATGGCCATCGGCCGCTGCTGGGGCTGTTCTGGGGCACGCTTTCGGGCTTCACCAGCTTTGTTTCCCATGCCGGCGGTCCGCCCTATCAGATCTACGCCTTGCCGCTGAAGCAGGATCCGAAGACCTACACCGGCACCAGCGTTCGCTATTTCGCCATCGTCAACGCCGTCAAGCTCGCGCCCTATTTTGCGCTCGGCCAGTTTGACACGACCAATCTATCCACCTCGCTGGCATTGGCGCCACTGGCCCCGGTGGCCACGCTGACGGGTGTCTTCATCGTCAAGCGCATGCGGCCGGAGATATTTTATCCATTCATGTATCTGATGGTGTTTCTTACATCGCTGAAACTGATCTGGGACGGCGTCACTCGCCTATTGGCTGGATGACAAATGGACGTTCAAATGGTTTGATGCCGGAAAATGCGATCAGCCCGGCACAGGACCTTCCATTGAGCACCAACCCTTACGAAACCGACCTTGACCGAAATGCTGCCAATTACCAGCCGCTGACGCCGCTGGCCCATCTCGAACGGGCGGCGTTGGTCCATCCCGACCATGTGGCAATCATCCACGGCACCATGCGTGTGAGCTATCACGTATTCCTCGAACGCTCGAAACGGCTGGCCAATGCGATTGCTGGTCTGGGGATCGGCAAGGGTGACACGGTTTCGGTAATGCTGCCGAACACGCCGGCGATGCTGGAAGCCCATCACGGCGTCCCGATGACCGGCGCGGTGCTGCATTGCATCAACACCCGGCTCGACCCGCAGGCAATCGCCTTCCAGCTGGATCACGCCGGATGCAAAGTGCTGATCGTCGATCGCGAATTCTCTGCGGTGATGGCCGAGGCATTGGCGCTTGCCAAGATCGCACCGGTGGTCATCGATTATGACGACGCCGAATACCCCGAAGACGCGCCCTTTCCCAAGTGCCCGCCGATCGGTCAGCATGACTATGAGGCGTTCATCCTCGCCGCCTCGCCTGATTTTAGCCGTACTGCGCCCGATGACGAGTGGGATTCGATTTCGCTCAACTACACCTCCGGCACCACCGGTAACCCCAAGGGCGTCGTCTATCACCACCGCGGCGCTGCACTGATGGGCTATGCCAACGTCATCGCCTCGGGCATGGGCCGACACCCGGTCTATCTGTGGACATTGCCGATGTTCCACTGCAACGGATGGTGCTTTCCCTGGACGCTCGGGGTGGTCGGCGGCACCCATGTCTGCCTGCGCTGGGTCCGCGCCAAAGCGATGTACGAAGCCATTGCCGATCACGGCGTCACTCACTTGTGCGGGGCGCCGATTGTGATGTCGGTATTACTCAACGCACCGGATCACGAGAAGCGGGATTTCTCCCAGACCGTCAGTTTCAACACTGCCGCCGCGCCGCCCCCGAAGCAGTGCTTGCCGGCATGGCCGAGGCCGGTTTCGAGGTGGTGCATCTTTACGGCCTGACCGAAACCTACGGGCCAGCGGTCGTCAACGAATGGAAGGGCGAATGGTCAGCACTTGAGCCCGGTGCGCGTATCACCAAGAAGGCCCGCCAAGGCGTTCGCTACCCGGCACTCGAAAACCTCGCGGTGATGGATCCCGGCACCATGCAGAAAACTCCGGCCGACGGAGAGACGATCGGCGAGGTGATGTTCCGCGGCAACATCGTCATGAAGGGCTACCTGAAAAACCCCGAGGCCAGCGCCGAAGCTTTCCGCGGCGGCTGGTTTCATTCAGGCGACCTCGGCGTGATGCATCCCGACGGCTATCTGCAACTCAAGGACCGCTCGAAGGACATCATCATATCCGGGGGCGAAAACATATCCTCGATCGAGGTCGAGGACGCGCTTTACAAGCACCCGGCAATCATGGCCGCTGCCGTGGTGGCGCGCCCTGACGACAAATGGGGCGAGACCCCTTGCGCCTTTGTCGAACTGCGCCCGGGACACAGTATGAGCGAAAACGACGTCATCGAGCATTGCCGCGCATTGCTGGCGCGGTTCAAATGCCCGCGAACCGTCATTTTCAGGGAAATACCGAAGACATCGACCGGAAAAATCCAGAAATTCCTGCTGCGCAGTGAATTCAGTTCGGCGGACTGACTCGCGTCGTCAACGGGAGTGCCAGCGCCCTGCCGGTCTCGGGCTGCACAGTCGGCCCATCGTCGCGATGATCTCCGCTTGCCCGGTCAATGGCGATGGCATAGCTTGAGATCATGACCGTGGATGTATTCCGAGCCATCGCCGACCCCAACCGGCGCCATATTCTGGAGGAATTGCGCCGCCATCCGCGCACCGTCAACGAATTGGCCGAGGGTCTTCCCATCAGCCGCCCGGCGGTATCGCAGCATCTCAAGGCGCTTCTCGACAGTGGGTTGGTGACAGTGACGAACCAGGGCACCAGCCGCATTTATGCGATCAGGCTGGATGGATTCATGCACATCAACCTCTGGGTCGACCAGTTCTGGAATTGAGGTTTACGATCTGACGCCCCCGTCGCGGTGTCATCCGGCCTGAATTGACCGTCGCTGAGGCTTCCGCGCTGCAGTTTCCGACATTGGCATCAAAATATAGTGGGGCGGGGATTAACCCCGCGCCCTGTCATGGGGAGGTCATATAAATCTGATCAGTGTTGTGTGTCGGAGCGGAGACGTTTGATCTCGTCCCTGAGGCGCAACTTGCGGCGTTTGATATTCGCGATCGCCTGATCATGGACCGACGGTTGTCCGAGTACCGCACGGAGTTCGGCTTCCAATTCACCGTGCTTTTTTTCAAGCGATGCAAGATGGGCATCAATCGACATGGGCAACTCCTGTGTTGGGAAGCGCC
This DNA window, taken from Hoeflea algicola, encodes the following:
- a CDS encoding sulfite exporter TauE/SafE family protein, which codes for MMTDPFFYATAIPAVLMVGLSKGGFGGAMALLGVPLMALTIPPVQAAAILLPILIVMDMVSLWSWRSHKDNKTLFIMLPGALAGIAIGWATAAWVTDPMIRLIVGVVALLFVARFVSTSMIARRSNSPPPVHGHRPLLGLFWGTLSGFTSFVSHAGGPPYQIYALPLKQDPKTYTGTSVRYFAIVNAVKLAPYFALGQFDTTNLSTSLALAPLAPVATLTGVFIVKRMRPEIFYPFMYLMVFLTSLKLIWDGVTRLLAG
- a CDS encoding ArsR/SmtB family transcription factor, with the protein product MTVDVFRAIADPNRRHILEELRRHPRTVNELAEGLPISRPAVSQHLKALLDSGLVTVTNQGTSRIYAIRLDGFMHINLWVDQFWN
- a CDS encoding YdcH family protein, producing the protein MSIDAHLASLEKKHGELEAELRAVLGQPSVHDQAIANIKRRKLRLRDEIKRLRSDTQH